A genomic stretch from Alphaproteobacteria bacterium includes:
- the hemB gene encoding porphobilinogen synthase encodes MNFGQFPETRLRRLRTHSWLRDMVQETQLHPSDLILPLFIRYPDGQADIPSMPGVRRWSLAELPQIIEQVVEAGIPAIDLFPLTPQGLKTPDGREAFNPENLICQAIRAIKELTPLVGVITDVALDPYTTHGHDGVWNGQTIDNDLSLELLAKQSVVQAEAGADIIAPSDMMDGRIAVIRKALDDHNFQDRAIMSYAAKYASAFYGPFREAVGAVKLPGQNGRPVGDKKTYQMNPANAQEALREVAMDLQEGADMVMIKPGLPYLDIISRVSQTFKVPTFAYHVSGEYSMIKAAAANGWLDEQAALLETLLSLKRAGATGIFTYSALEVGKRLKSN; translated from the coding sequence ATGAACTTCGGACAGTTTCCCGAAACGAGATTACGACGCTTACGCACTCATAGTTGGTTGCGTGATATGGTCCAAGAAACGCAGCTTCATCCTTCTGACCTCATTCTTCCCCTTTTTATTCGCTACCCCGATGGACAAGCGGATATTCCCAGTATGCCAGGTGTACGACGATGGAGCCTTGCAGAGCTTCCTCAGATTATTGAACAAGTCGTTGAAGCTGGTATTCCCGCAATTGACTTGTTTCCCCTAACCCCTCAAGGTCTTAAAACTCCAGATGGGCGAGAAGCCTTTAATCCAGAAAATCTTATTTGCCAAGCCATCCGCGCCATTAAAGAATTAACACCTCTTGTTGGCGTGATAACCGATGTGGCTCTTGATCCCTACACAACTCATGGCCATGATGGTGTCTGGAATGGTCAAACTATTGATAATGATTTGAGTCTTGAATTGTTAGCCAAACAATCTGTTGTACAAGCAGAAGCGGGTGCGGATATTATTGCACCCTCCGATATGATGGATGGCCGCATTGCTGTCATTCGTAAAGCTCTGGATGATCATAATTTTCAAGATAGAGCTATAATGAGCTATGCAGCGAAATATGCTTCGGCTTTTTATGGTCCCTTTCGCGAGGCCGTCGGTGCTGTAAAATTGCCAGGTCAAAATGGACGCCCTGTCGGAGATAAGAAGACGTATCAAATGAATCCAGCTAATGCACAGGAAGCTTTACGAGAAGTCGCTATGGATCTGCAAGAGGGGGCCGACATGGTTATGATCAAACCGGGCCTTCCTTATTTGGATATTATTTCCCGTGTTTCACAAACATTTAAGGTGCCTACATTTGCTTATCATGTTAGTGGAGAATATAGCATGATAAAAGCAGCAGCAGCCAACGGTTGGCTTGATGAACAGGCGGCGTTGCTGGAAACGCTATTATCTTTGAAACGTGCAGGTGCAACGGGAATTTTCACCTATTCTGCTTTGGAAGTAGGTAAAAGACTAAAATCTAATTGA
- a CDS encoding acyl-CoA dehydrogenase gives MDFSISPEQASFQILARNFANDQLAPFASTWDREEIFPVPTLRKAAELGFGGIMVRPEFGGCGLGRLDSVLIFEELAKGCPSTVGYLSVHNMVSYLLDRYGSFNQHQKWLPKLTTMQWLSSYCLTEPEFGSDAASLATKAIREGDFYKITGTKAFISGGGVSDLYLCMARTGEPGAKGITAFLIEKDTPGLSFGKCEDKMGWRCQPTTMVVLDGVRVPVANRLGEEGDGFKIAMNGLDGGRLNIAACSLGGAQACLELALKYANERKQFGNKLNEFQATQFRLADMATELAAAQLMVHKAACMLDKGNTDATLFCAMAKRLATDTGFKVANDALQLHGGYGYIKDFQVERYLRDLRVHQILEGTNEIMRVIIARKLIETFKE, from the coding sequence ATGGATTTTTCAATATCACCAGAACAAGCTTCTTTCCAAATCTTAGCCAGAAATTTTGCCAACGACCAATTGGCCCCTTTTGCGAGTACGTGGGATCGGGAGGAAATTTTTCCCGTTCCCACTTTACGAAAGGCGGCTGAATTAGGATTTGGAGGGATAATGGTTCGCCCCGAGTTTGGGGGATGTGGCTTAGGACGTTTAGATAGTGTATTGATTTTTGAAGAATTAGCTAAAGGTTGTCCTTCCACAGTAGGTTACCTATCTGTTCACAATATGGTGTCATATCTTCTGGATCGGTATGGATCATTCAACCAACATCAGAAATGGTTACCTAAATTAACGACCATGCAATGGCTTTCAAGTTACTGTTTAACAGAGCCGGAGTTTGGAAGTGATGCCGCATCTCTTGCCACTAAGGCCATACGTGAGGGTGATTTTTACAAAATAACGGGTACAAAAGCCTTCATTTCTGGGGGAGGGGTGAGTGATCTATATTTATGTATGGCACGGACTGGAGAGCCAGGGGCAAAAGGTATCACCGCGTTTTTAATTGAAAAAGATACGCCAGGATTAAGCTTTGGGAAATGTGAAGATAAGATGGGGTGGCGTTGCCAACCAACAACGATGGTTGTGTTGGATGGTGTTCGTGTACCTGTTGCAAACCGTTTAGGCGAAGAAGGCGATGGATTTAAGATTGCAATGAATGGTCTTGATGGGGGAAGGCTAAATATAGCCGCATGTTCTTTAGGGGGTGCGCAAGCTTGCTTAGAACTTGCCTTAAAATATGCCAATGAGCGAAAACAATTTGGCAACAAACTTAACGAATTTCAAGCAACCCAATTTCGACTAGCAGATATGGCTACAGAATTGGCTGCTGCACAATTAATGGTTCATAAGGCGGCATGCATGTTGGATAAGGGAAATACTGACGCTACCCTTTTCTGTGCTATGGCCAAACGACTGGCCACAGATACAGGATTTAAAGTGGCAAATGATGCTCTTCAATTGCATGGGGGGTATGGCTATATTAAGGATTTTCAGGTAGAACGTTATTTGCGAGATTTGCGTGTTCATCAAATTCTCGAAGGAACAAATGAAATTATGCGGGTTATTATTGCCCGTAAACTGATTGAGACGTTTAAAGAATGA